The window GTAGAGAACGATAAAGCAAGGTGAGATCGTAATGGAAAAGGACGAGAAGCGAGACAAGAAAGCGAGGTGAATGCAACCTTTGTAGGAAATCCATTGAAGATCGAAAAAGCAAAAGGGAAGGTTGATGCAACAAAAGAATGGCCGGCAGCGATGGATTTGCTCACCAGTCCTCATTGTAATTCACAATTTGTTGAATTATCCTCTAGAGAAGTCAGTTATGGTTTAGCTTCTATTCGCCAAAGGAAGGATGAACCGGTTGGAGAATTCATTATTCCATGGAGGATCCTGGGGGCATCACGTTTGCGATTGGTGAAAGAAGGAAAGGAACAAGTTATGCCTGGAATGCATGAGGCCAAGTATTGCTTTAAGTCTCGCAGGTTCAGATATACAGAcatttcaagatttgatcaaagAGACTAGCAGTTTAGAAAGGATTATTACAAGAGTGTCCGACTTTTGTATAAACCACTTGATTCTGAATCTTAGGAGAAATTCAGCCGATATGatggaaggagaaagaaaaatgaaagatcaACAGGATGGGCAACAAAGATTTGCTATAAAACACATGGATGAACATATAGAcaataaaatgaagaaagaatttgTGCAGCCCAAGGCTCATAAGAAATATTCATTTGGAGAAGATGATATGCTCCCTACGCTGAACAAATTGTTAGCAGCTGAAAAGATCGTATTGCCACGGCCAAAACGTCCAagtgaaatgaagaaaatgagtgaCGGTGATTATTGTCATTACCATCGTTTCCCCAGACATCGAACAAAAATTTGTTTCGGCTTGAAGAATAAGTTGTAGAAGATGGTTAATAAAGGTGAAATCACTATAAGGAAAGTATATGAAATAAAAGAGGAGATGAGAGCACACGGGCCTGATTAATTCAAGACTGGGGGCAATGCTAATCTTGGGTAAACAGTACGAGGTGATGCGGCatgattttgattatgaagattttCAAAGCaatacttcctaatcaaaagggggcatgacaagtagaaaGATCAACGGCTTcaaaagacaaagtcatgtattcctcttcatgtgaatgaataaaaggtgCAAATTTTCAAGCGTATCAAGGTTGAAAGCATTAATGATTGTTGTCAGGCGTCGATAATTCCTACTGACGTCGATGATCGTCGTCGAATTCGCCAAACGCTGATGATTTTCACCAAAATCGCCAAGTgacgatgattatcgccaaaattgGCAACTATCACTGTCGTCATCAATCGCTCATACAAATTCattttatcaaaattgctatcatcgccaagctgaCACATGATCTTAAATATAATATGAGTGTTCTCAGAACCTTATCAGCAGtggcgaaatatcaattattgattcaccattttTGGCAATGGAATAAaactatatggccaaccacatataaagttgatgacaGTGATGGTAGCTTATCATTTAAATCAGCTTAGCCAAGCCCTCTACAACCAACtacacataagacctatcatcattAGCGCTATATATATGTTATTCGGGCAGCAGTGTGGagccaatggccctaaaaagcccgtataggccacatcacatgcatacccatgcgagCAGCGGACGAAGCCAATGACTAAAAGTCCCcaacggccagtcacgcgtgagaccaatgttgCCTGTAGAGCTTCCGACAGCGTCACGgggaaggatgaaaataccctcccgtgaatgggtccgaccttgcaggtGAAGAAAAAGCGGGCTGCAGTGTGTGCTTtaagccaaccatgcgtaagaccccccagattcccGATTTGATTCCAATAGTAACTCACAGGGAAGGGTTTTtagcctactcattgatggactggcggccttggatttggtacccaaaGGTAGCACTTGTGCccctcgtgaactctagagagttactgtagccaaccctgtgcataaatcccaCCGAGTTCACGCCCCGGTAGcatcattgggcccctctgatggatcgcggtttgtgaactccccggccgcGATAAGTCCCacaaactctagagagttacagcaaCCATTCGTGTAAGACCCAACTCCCGCATGAGTCTAAGAAACtacttgctccactactcaagagcttaaactttGTGCAAATCTAACCCCACTGACTCTAAAACAGAAATAGTTCCGCTCATTAAAATAAATATCACATAAGCATGCTTTATGATTCGTAAATATGATGAATTGTAGATATAATGAAGCATGACTATGAAAGTATTGCGTTAACATGTATCCCAAAACCAATGATTGTATTGCCAAGAATGTGCTTTCTTTGAACAAAACATTATCATTCATCCACACACtccaacagaaaaaaaaaaggaaatttacatGAAAATACAATTTTATAAATCCTTAGACATGCCTAACATTGCTGCATAACGCTGTAATTCCTCTTTTAACTGAATTTGTGCCGTAGCAGTCGTATGTTTAGCTTCAAGAATAATCTTGGCATGATCAAGAACGCCGGCCAATTCTAACTCCAAAGAGGCAACAGCTTCCCTATTCTTCACTTGTTCGGCCTTTTCAACGTCGGCAATCTGAGTATTCGTTTCAAGCTCCTCCCTAATTCGACGCATATTCGACTCTTCTTCTCTTCGAACCTTGAGCAACATAATCTCTTTCTCCAGAAGAGCGATTTGGTCATCAATGATTGTCTTATTTTTATCAGAAGCTTTCAACCTCTCATGAAGAGATTGATTAACAGCGCCACAATTGGAGAGGATGTCGTCCGTTTGAGAAAGTTTCTCCTTGAGCAGCATTAGTTCTCTTTGACGATTCAAAATCTCCGAAGCAATGACTATACTTCGTGTTGCTTCTAAATTTTTGGTGGAATCATAGAACTGTGATAAGGAGTCATGAAGGGATTGAACATTGACATGGGCCAGACGAGCTAAATGGTAAAGAACGGCTAAGGCACTGTCCAAAAAGGGCCACTAGGCTGGGTCCTTAAAAGCACTTACAATAACAGAGATTACATTCTTAAAGAACACCAGCATGGGAGCTGACACCTTCTCCAATGAAAGTCTATCAGAAACTGTAGCTACCGAGTTGGAACTTTCAGACCCATTTGGAGTTGGTACTACTAAAGCTGAATACAAGAGAAGAATTATGGATTAAAAAGAAGATACATATATCTAGcaatatgaagaagaagaaaagaaaatatatacccAGTTCGGAGGCAATTGCGGAAGTAACTTGAACAGAACAGGTTCCTAGTTCTCCGGATCTGGGTACGTCTGTAGCCATGGCAACATTGAAAGAAAGTTCCTGAGCTCCTCCAGTACTCGAGTCAAGAGTCGTTGGAGTCGGAACGTCAACTGGGTAAGAGAAGAATTCCAAACTCCGGGCTACTGGCTGGATAGGAAGAGGGCGCGCAGTATGAGATTTATCAGCATGAATGGGGGCATCAGATGTTGCAGTGACCATCGGCAAGACTGCTCCTGTGCTTTGAGGAAGAAGTATATTTTCCATCCCTGTTTGAATCTCTGATGATTGGGCTTCTGCTTCCCTTAGTGTCGATGCTTCATGAGCAATTACATCGACGGCTTCCACGATACATGGAGAATATGaggcatcaaaagaaagaaagatatttgCGCCAGGAGAATAGCCAGACTCTCCATAATCAAGTTGTTCTTCTTCTAAGGAGGTCATCGTGATCAGAAGAAGGACATCAGGACGACTGATTTGGATGTCAGGAGGCGGAGATTTGGCCCTAGCCCCATCCTCTTCTTCAATATCTACGTCAGCCTCGGTTTCTTGATTCAATAAGACGTCTCCTTTGTCGGTCAAGCTTGTAGAAAAAGACGTATCGCTGCTTGGAGTGTTAGCCGAGTATTCTAACGAACTATCTTCTTCCGACATGGTTTGTTTCCCCTTGTAAGCAGTCTTTACGGGGGAAAGACTAGCGCTTCGAACAGGAGAAGGGGCCTGTTGTGCCAAAACTTCAGGAGACAATGACTTGGCGCGTGAACGAGTC of the Magnolia sinica isolate HGM2019 chromosome 7, MsV1, whole genome shotgun sequence genome contains:
- the LOC131251658 gene encoding uncharacterized protein LOC131251658, coding for MDDAIATVPPITGRATVIAFPAINRVTITTSPMTRSRAKSLSPEVLAQQAPSPVRSASLSPVKTAYKGKQTMSEEDSSLEYSANTPSSDTSFSTSLTDKGDVLLNQETEADVDIEEEDGARAKSPPPDIQISRPDVLLLITMTSLEEEQLDYGESGYSPGANIFLSFDASYSPCIVEAVDVIAHEASTLREAEAQSSEIQTGMENILLPQSTGAVLPMVTATSDAPIHADKSHTARPLPIQPVARSLEFFSYPVDVPTPTTLDSSTGGAQELSFNVAMATDVPRSGELGTCSVQVTSAIASELALVVPTPNGSESSNSVATVSDRLSLEKVSAPMLVFFKNVISVIVSAFKDPA